From the genome of uncultured Bacteroides sp.:
TACCAACTTATAGAGATCGTTCGGTAGATTATTGTACACCATTTTCCATATTTCATTCGGCTTTTGAAGATTCTGTAAAAAGAAGGTAAAATATTCTGCAGACTGAACATTTTTTAAAAGTATAGGATTGGTCAAATGCTCGATAATGCGGGGGCTATAATTTTTATGATCTATTATTGCTTTGAAATTGTTCTTAATTAGATTGTCTATAAAATCGGATTGTAGTCCACTATTCATGAGGTGATTGTATAATATCTCAGTTCTAATTCTTCTTGTGAAGGACTTGAGTTCTATGACATAATGAAATATTCGTTGTGATATCTCATTAGCAGGACAAGATTCTCTATTGGCTTTCTTAAGGATATATTCGCGTGATGTAATAATTAACTTTTTATCTTTCATCTTCTCTACTTTTTCGATAAAATATAAAAGAAGTTGAATATAATCATTTCCTTTTTCAAATTTAATCTTTCCAAGGAAATCATCTATCAGAAAAATGGAGGGACTTGGTGTATAAAGGTAAGATTCCGCTTCCTGAATTGTTCGATATGAAAGATCAATCAACTGATACTTTTCAGAATAAATATAGTGCGCTATGAGGGCGTGAGATAAAGTTGTTTTGCCAATGCCGGGATTACCAACGACAATAGCAATATTATTAATCTTATAGTGCTCGATCAAACGGTAATATTCCTTATATGGAACAAAGGTTTTCAGGGATTCTTGTATCTTTTCTTTTATAAATTCCGAGTGCTGTAAGAAGCCCAAATGAAATATCTTTTGATGAACATTGATACTGTTCATCCATAGTTCAGGATATTTGAATTCAATATAATGATTAGCCGGCAACCCTAGTGAATCATTAAGATCACTATTTACAATAATACGATCAGGACTGGGTATTTTTCCATTGTATATGTTTATAATCTTTTCTTTATTATTAGGAGTCAAGTCAAGCGAAACGACGAGAAGATATTCTGTAAATTTTAAATGCTGCAGCTTTTGGCTTTCTTTTTTAAGAGACGAAATAAGGGCTGTGACATTTTTATATTTTTTACATTGAACAATAAGTATTTTCTCCTTTGAATAAGAATACCTAAAATCAATTCCGCCATCTTTTCCTTCTGCAAAATTCTCAAAGGTGCCGTATTTATGGCTGAGTAAATCCCTTACCAGTTGCTCAAATCTTAAGGGTGACAATATTCCGAAATCATAATTGTTCATTATAGCAGGCTAATTTATCTAAATGCAATTTTAAGTATAAATATTATAAATCTAAAGTAGTTATATTTAAACCAATTTTCATTTACCACTTTTTGGTACGCCTCATTGATTTATATAATAAATTATACAAATATACTATATATTATATGTCTATCAAGTAAAAACGGCATAAAATACTTGACACTATTCTATATATAAATCAACACCTTATGCTTAGCTTGTCTTTTACGTTGCTATCGGAGGATGCAATATTAAACATTTACTTCCCAATCTAGAGCATTCAGAATATTGTCACTTTATTGGAATATACAGAAAATTACAGATTAATAACTTAACAGATAACAAAATCGAGAATCAAGGGTATCCTAACTTCTCAGCAATAATATCTATGTTTGAGAATCACTCGGAGAGAATATTAAACTATTTTGAAAATCGAAGTACTAACGCAGCTGCAGAATCTTTTAATGCTAAACTAAAGGCTTTCAGAGCATCGTTTAGAGGAGTAAATGATATGAAATTCTTTCTTTACAGAGTGGCTAAAATTTACGCATAAACTGATGAAACTTTTAACATTCCCACAAATTTATTGACTGATCCCATAAATGAATACTATTTAAAGAATAACAAACAGAAAAAGCGCAAATAAGCAGTACACTGCTTATTTGCGCTTTCAGCGGAGAGATAGGGATTCGAACCCCAGGAACCTCGCAGTTCAACGGTTTTCAAGACCGCCGCAATCGACCACTCTGCCATCTCTCCAATAACTAATTTCACGACTGCTTTTCTTTAAAAGCGGTGCAAAGGTAATTGAATTATTATTAATTGCAACACTTTTACTTAAAATTTTATCATAAAAAGGCGAAAAATGTATTCAAAGCTCACAAACGTGTTATATAACATATTTTTCATTCCTTTTATAGTTGATATTACAATAAAGGTTGTAACTTTGTACGCTCTAAAAAGACAAATCAACCAAAAAAACAACTTTTTCTATGGAATTGAATAAAACCTTTAAAAACGGTGTTTGGAGCAAAGAAATCAATGTAAGAGATTTCGTTCTTACTAATATCACTCCTTATGATGGAGATGCTTCCTTCCTCGCAGGTGCTACAGAACGTACTAAAAAAATCTGGAATTTATGTCTTGCTGCTATTGCAGAAGAAAGAGCAAACAACGGAGTTCGCTCTATTGATAATAAAACTGTATCAACAATTTCTTCACATAAAGCTGGTTATATTGATAAGGAAAACGAACTTATCGTTGGCTTGCAAACCGATGAACTTCTAAAAAGAGCTATCAAACCTTTCGGAGGTATTAACGTTGTTGCTAAATCATGCAAAGAAAATGGTCTTGAAGTAGACGAAAAGGTAAAAGATATCTTTACTCATTACCGTAAAACTCACAACGAAGGTGTTTTTGATGTATATACAGACGAAATTCGCTCTTTCCGTTCTCTTGGTTTCTTAACTGGTTTACCTGATAATTATGCTCGTGGCCGTGTAATTGGTGATTACCGCCGATTGGCTCTTTATGGTCTTGACAGATTGATTGAAGCTAAAAATGAAGATCTTCACAATCTTACCGGTCCAATGACTGAAGCGCGTATCAGAACACGTGAAGAGGTTAAGGAACAGATCAAAGCTTTGAACGAAATGAAAGTGATGGGCGAATATTACGGATTAGATCTTTCTCGTCCTGCATATACTGCTCAGGAAGCTGTTCAATGGGTATATATGGCTTATCTTGCTGCTGTTAAGGAACAAGATGGTGCTGCTATGTCTCTTGGAAATGTTTCTTCTTTCCTTGATATCTATATTGATTACGAATTAAGTCAGGGAACAATTGATGAATCTTTTGCTCAGGAATTAATTGACCAATTCGTTATCAAGCTTCGTATGGTTCGCCACTTGAGAATGGGTTCTTACAATGATATCTTTGCCGGAGACCCAACATGGGTAACCGAATCTCTTGGTGGTCGTTTTAACGATGGCCGTCATAAAGTAACAAAGACTTCATTCCGTTTCTTACAAACTCTATATAACTTAGGTGCTTCTCCAGAACCAAACTTAACTGTTCTTTGGTCGCCTGAACTGCCTGAAGGATTCAAAGATTTCTGTGCTAAGGTTTCTATTGATACTTCTTCTATCCAGTATGAAAATGATGACTTAATGCGTTCTATCCGTCACAGTGACGATTACGGAATTGCTTGTTGCGTTTCCTTCCAGGATATAGGTAGACAGATTCAGTTCTTCGGTGCACGTACCAACCTGGCTAAAGCATTATTGCTTGCTATCAACGGCGGACGTTGCGAAAACACCGGAACATTAATGGTTAAGGGTATTCCAGCTTTGAAGAGCGATGTGCTCGACTTTGATGAAGTAATGGCTAACTATAAGATTGTTTTGAAAGAAGTTGCTCGTGTTTATAATGACGCGATGAACATTATTCACTACATGCACGATAAGTATTACTACGAAAAAGCTCAGATGGCGTTTATTGATACTAATCCTCGTATTAATCTTGCTTACGGTGCTGCCGGATTATCTATTGCTGCCGATTCTCTTTCTGCAATTAAATTTGCAAAGGTTACTGCTCGTCGTAATGAGCTTGGCCTGACTGAAGGATTTGACATTGACGGAGAATTCCCATTCTATGGTAATGATGATGATAAAGTAGATACTTTAGCTGTAGACCTGACTCACTATTTCAGTGAAGAACTTAGTAAGCTTCCTATCTACAAGAATGCACGCCCTACTCTTTCTATCCTTACAATTACTTCGAATGTAATGTACGGTAAGAAAACTGGTGCAACTCCTGACGGACGTAAAAAGGGTGTAGCTTTTGCTCCGGGTGCAAACCCAATGCACGGACGTGATCAGAAAGGTGCTATTGCTTCTCTTACTTCTGTAGCAAAAATCAATTATGATGATGCTCAGGACGGTGTTAGTAATACATTCTCAATCGTTCCTAAATCTCTTGGTGTAACAGCTGAAGATCGTGTTGAAAATCTTGTTTCAATGATGGATGGTTACTTCAGCAAAGGTGCTCACCACTTGAATGTGAATGTATTGAACCGCGAAATGCTGGAAGATGCAATGGAACATCCTGAAAACTATCCACAGCTTACAATTCGTGTATCAGGTTACGCTGTAAACTTTGTCAGCCTGAGCCGCGAACATCAGTTGGAAGTTATTTCAAGAAGTTTCCACTCAAAGATGTGATAATAAAAAGATGATCAACGTTCATTCATATGAATCAATGGGAACCTTTGATGGTCCCGGCCTGCGATTGGTAGTGTTCCTGCAAGGATGCAACTTTCGCTGTAAGTACTGTGCCAATCCTGATACTATTACTCTTAAAGGCGGCAAGCCAACAGAGGTTGAAGAGATTGTGCGCATGGCTCTCAGTCAGAAGGCTTTCTTCGGAAAGAAAGGTGGCATTACCTTTAGCGGAGGCGAACCTACTCTTCAGGCCAAGGAACTGATTCCTTTGTTCCGCAGATTGCGCGAGGAAGGAATTCACATCTGCCTTGATTCTAACGGAGGAAATATGAATGACGATGTGAAAGAACTTCTTTCACTAACGGATCTAGTTCTTTTGGATATAAAAGAATTCAATCCCAATCATCACATGATACTTACAGAACGCAGCAATGCCCAGACTTTGGGCACTGCTGCTTATCTGGAAGAAATTAAGAAACCCATGTGGATTCGTTATGTATTGGTTCCAGGATACAGCGATTTCGAGGAAGATATCATTGCCATGTGCGAACACTTCAAATTTTATTCCATGATTAAACGCATCGAAATACTTCCTTATCACACATTGGGAAAGCATAAATACGAAGCTTTAAAGAAGCCTTACCTACTGGAAGAGGTAAAAGAAAACACTCCGGCCCAACTGGAGCATGCACAGGAACTATTCTCCCGTTATTTCCCCGAGGTCTATGTAAATTGAATATTTCTTGCCGGAACAAAGATATAGTTGTATTTTTGTTGCAGAATTATTCAAGATAACTTAGATGATATATCCCCATAACTTTGAACAGAAGATAGGATTCGACACCATCCGCGAATTACTGAAAGGAAAATGTCTTAGCACACTTGGTAAAGAGCGTGTAGATAACATGTGCTTTTCCGATAAGTTTGCCGAGATTGAAGAACAATTATGCCAGACAACGGAGTTTGTCCGCATCATTCAGGAAGAGGATGGATTCCCCGATCAATACTTTTTTGATGTGCGACCTTCGCTAAAGAAGATTCGCATTGAAGGCACTTACCTGGACGAACAGGAAGTGTTCGATCTTCGTCGTTCACTGGAAACCATTAATGATATTGTTAAATTTCTGAATCGTGATGATGAGGAGGAAAAGGGATTCCCCTACCCTCATTTAAGAACTCTTGCCGGAGACATTATTGTGTTTCCTCAACTTATTGGCAAGATTGATCAGATTCTGAACAAATATGGGAAGATTAAAGACAATGCTTCGGCCGAACTGGCACGTATCCGAAGAGAATTAAGTAATACGATGGGGAGTATTTCCCGTAGCTTGAATGCTATTCTCCGCACAGCACAAAGTGAAGGTTATGTGGACAAAGATGTAGCACCAACCATGCGCGACGGACGATTGGTGATTCCTGTTGCTCCGGCTATGAAGCGTAAAATCAAAGGTATTGTACACGATGAATCGGCCAGTGGAAAGACTGTATTTATTGAACCTGCCGTGGTTGTGGAGGCAAACAACCGAATCCGTGAGCTGGAAGGTGAAGAACGAAGGGAAATTATCCGCATCTTAGTTGAATTCTCCAAATTGCTACGTCCTTCCGTTCCTGAAATTCTTCAAAGTTACGAGTTCCTTGCCGAGATTGATTTTATTCGCGCCAAGGCTCATTTCTCCATACAGATCAATGCCATTCAACCTGCTTTGGAAGACAAGCAACTTATTGACTGGACCGATGCGGTTCACCCGTTATTGCAGTTATCTTTAGCGAAGCACGGCAAAAAAGTTGTGCCGCTGGAGCTGGAACTAAACAAGAAACAACGCATACTTATTATATCGGGGCCAAATGCCGGTGGTAAATCCGTATGCCTTAAAACTGTAGGTTTACTTCAATATATGCTACAAAGCGGTATGCTTATTCCGCTTCACGAAAGAAGTCACGCCGGAATATTCAGCAATTTGTTTATTGACATTGGCGACGAACAGTCTATCGAGGACGATTTAAGTACATATAGCTCGCATCTGCTCAACATGAAAAACATGATGAAGGGATGCAACGAACGAAGTCTTATCCTTATTGATGAGTTTGGTGGCGGTACAGAGCCACAAATTGGTGGTGCCATTGCTGAATCTGTCCTGAAACGTTTCAATGAAAAAGAAACTTTCGGGGTTATTACTACTCACTATCAGAACCTGAAGCATTTTGCCGAAGATCATGAAGGCGTGGTAAACGGAGCCATGCTTTATGACAGACACATAATGCAGGCACTTTTCCAACTTCAAATTGGTAATCCGGGCAGTTCTTTCGCTGTGGAAATTGCTCGTAAGATTGGACTTCCGGAAGAAGTCATCGCAGATGCTTCACAAATTGTAGGAAGCGAATACATCAATGCGGATAAATATCTGCAGGACATTGTACGCGATAAGCGATACTGGGAAAATAAACGTCAGAACATCCGCCAACGTGAAAAACAGATGGAGGAAACCATTGCCCGCTATCAAAAAGAGATTGAAGAACTAAACAGTTCACGTAAGGAAATCATTAAAAAGGCGAAGGAAGATGCCGAGCTATTGCTTTTAGAATCAAATGCTAAAATTGAGAATACTATTCGTACCATCAAAGAAGCACAGGCTGAAAAGGAGCAAACCAAGCTGGCACGTAAAGAGTTGAGCGACTTTAAGGAGTCTTTAGAAAAGGCAGGTTCAAAAGAACATGAGGAAAAGATTGCCCGTAAAATGGAAAAGCTGCTTGAAAAACAGGGCCGTAAAAAGGACAAGAAAAGTTCGCCAGAAAAGATCGCTCATAAAGAAATTAAAGTTGAGCCATTAACCCCAGGTTGCTTTGTAAAGATCAAAGGGCAGACATCCGTAGGTGAATTGCTTGAGATTAACGGCAAAAATGCAGTTGTTGCCTTTGGTATGATCAAAACATCCATTAAACTTGAGAAACTAGAGCGAACAAATGCTCAGCAACCTAAAAAAGAGCAGAAAAGTACGTTTGTAAGTTCGCAAACTCAGGATGAGATGTACGAAAAGAAGCTGCACTTCAAACAAGACCTCGACGTTCGTGGTATGCGTGGCGATGAGGCTCTGCAGGCCGTAACCTATTTCGTTGACGATGCAATTCTGGTAGGCATGAGTAGGGTTCGTATTCTTCACGGAACAGGAACCGGTATTCTGCGACAGCTTATACGGCAATATCTGCAAACAGTACCTGGTGTTGCCCATTTCCAGGACGAACATGTGCAGTTTGGTGGAGCAGGAATTACAGTTGTTGATCTTTCATAACCGTAATAACTTCTCATGAAGTTGCTCAGAAAGTAAAACTACGTCTCTAGGATTTGACTATTTGAAAAAGACTTCAGATAAAAACTCTCCGAGAAAGGCTTAATAAATGGAGTTATTCCAAGTTTTGGGACAACTCCATTTATCATTCTGAATATATATTTCGTCATAAAGAAACGAACTTCCCTTATTGTTCTTTTTAACCAATCTCCTCCTTTTTTCAATCATTCACCATACCTTTTTAAACCCTTGTACAAAAGATTGTTTTCTTCTGTACAAAGGAATTAATTGTTTTGTACAGAAGAATGTATTCTTTTGTACAAGAGTTTATGAATATTTAAAGAAAGAATATACAAACAAAACCAAAAAGTTATTGTTCTCTCGAAGTTAATCATTACATTTGTTCTAATCGTTTGCATAAAAAAAGTGAGAATGTATGAAGAATAATCTGCTTAGCGAAAAATTAACCTATATGGGGGTGAGTAATACTCCCACTCATTTGCATCTTTGCACCTATAACGAAACAGAAATGCATGAATTTTCAGCAAATAAATTCAGCGAAATAAGAGGTGAGATTAAGGATAATGCTATTAACTGGTTACAAATTCACGGACTTCAGGATATTGAAACTATTCGTGAGATAGGGAATTATTTTGGAATTAACTTTCTTATTATTCAGGATATTCTTAATCCTCATCATCCTACGAAAATTGAAGAATATGAATCACATATGGTTCTGGTTCTTAAACTATTTCATCTGGAAAAAAATAATCAGTTACTAAAACAACAGCTTTGCATCATTCAAGGCAAGAACTTTATTCTTTCGTTTTTTGAGGACGAAAACTCTTTCTTTAATGATGTAGTAACTGCTATAAAAGGTAACATACTCAAAATAAGAAACCGCGAAAGCGACTATCTTTTAAGTGTTCTGCTAAATGATGTAATGGCAAACTACCGTAACGTAATATCTACTGTAGAAGATTCGCTAGAAGAAATGGAATCGCGTATGCTTACTATCACCACAGCCAGCGATATCGGTATCAAGATTCAGGAAAGCCGTAGGCAATATTTACGAATAAAGCGAGCTGTATTGCCATTAAAAGACCAATTCAGCAAACTGATTCTCAGTGACAGCAAATTGCTTCACAAAACAAACAGAATATTCTTCAGCGATGTAAACGATCATCTGCAGTTTGTACTTCAAACGATAGAAATTTGCAGGGAAACTCTCTCCTCTTTAGTAGATCTTTATATATCAAATAACGATTTACGAATGAATGATATAATGAAACGCCTCACTGTTGTTTCTACTATCTTTATCCCATTG
Proteins encoded in this window:
- a CDS encoding restriction endonuclease — its product is MNNYDFGILSPLRFEQLVRDLLSHKYGTFENFAEGKDGGIDFRYSYSKEKILIVQCKKYKNVTALISSLKKESQKLQHLKFTEYLLVVSLDLTPNNKEKIINIYNGKIPSPDRIIVNSDLNDSLGLPANHYIEFKYPELWMNSINVHQKIFHLGFLQHSEFIKEKIQESLKTFVPYKEYYRLIEHYKINNIAIVVGNPGIGKTTLSHALIAHYIYSEKYQLIDLSYRTIQEAESYLYTPSPSIFLIDDFLGKIKFEKGNDYIQLLLYFIEKVEKMKDKKLIITSREYILKKANRESCPANEISQRIFHYVIELKSFTRRIRTEILYNHLMNSGLQSDFIDNLIKNNFKAIIDHKNYSPRIIEHLTNPILLKNVQSAEYFTFFLQNLQKPNEIWKMVYNNLPNDLYKLVLLNRFVISEQISISKFEESIMVFIEKLDKFRQYSYDDFEHIIKEMEGTFFTFRTEYDELVDEEYDVIEFQNPSIIDFIDSFVWEKRNWLQMIMGNAIFYEQLFNTELLEVVENDATLFVIFRNQLINNFSTLTNAGFGFFKFDAPDEGLFECWRPERRIYYLHEAMSIIDVKKDWEFAELLKTELFRYEFDGTENISEKICFLQVAKDLIDAGLIDGEETVKHYIQGPIDDIKELVFLEYMTRVCNKQVLAMIRKNKKLVKEADHLFLIQIKHLDEMDFMDMMDFYDDYTQIKFILPLTRTTKKLKELDYDQLSNKAFKRLEQLSDEESDKEDANDIYNDIIDEEIDQMIMKIKK
- the pflB gene encoding formate C-acetyltransferase, which encodes MELNKTFKNGVWSKEINVRDFVLTNITPYDGDASFLAGATERTKKIWNLCLAAIAEERANNGVRSIDNKTVSTISSHKAGYIDKENELIVGLQTDELLKRAIKPFGGINVVAKSCKENGLEVDEKVKDIFTHYRKTHNEGVFDVYTDEIRSFRSLGFLTGLPDNYARGRVIGDYRRLALYGLDRLIEAKNEDLHNLTGPMTEARIRTREEVKEQIKALNEMKVMGEYYGLDLSRPAYTAQEAVQWVYMAYLAAVKEQDGAAMSLGNVSSFLDIYIDYELSQGTIDESFAQELIDQFVIKLRMVRHLRMGSYNDIFAGDPTWVTESLGGRFNDGRHKVTKTSFRFLQTLYNLGASPEPNLTVLWSPELPEGFKDFCAKVSIDTSSIQYENDDLMRSIRHSDDYGIACCVSFQDIGRQIQFFGARTNLAKALLLAINGGRCENTGTLMVKGIPALKSDVLDFDEVMANYKIVLKEVARVYNDAMNIIHYMHDKYYYEKAQMAFIDTNPRINLAYGAAGLSIAADSLSAIKFAKVTARRNELGLTEGFDIDGEFPFYGNDDDKVDTLAVDLTHYFSEELSKLPIYKNARPTLSILTITSNVMYGKKTGATPDGRKKGVAFAPGANPMHGRDQKGAIASLTSVAKINYDDAQDGVSNTFSIVPKSLGVTAEDRVENLVSMMDGYFSKGAHHLNVNVLNREMLEDAMEHPENYPQLTIRVSGYAVNFVSLSREHQLEVISRSFHSKM
- the pflA gene encoding pyruvate formate-lyase-activating protein, translated to MINVHSYESMGTFDGPGLRLVVFLQGCNFRCKYCANPDTITLKGGKPTEVEEIVRMALSQKAFFGKKGGITFSGGEPTLQAKELIPLFRRLREEGIHICLDSNGGNMNDDVKELLSLTDLVLLDIKEFNPNHHMILTERSNAQTLGTAAYLEEIKKPMWIRYVLVPGYSDFEEDIIAMCEHFKFYSMIKRIEILPYHTLGKHKYEALKKPYLLEEVKENTPAQLEHAQELFSRYFPEVYVN
- a CDS encoding Smr/MutS family protein, translated to MIYPHNFEQKIGFDTIRELLKGKCLSTLGKERVDNMCFSDKFAEIEEQLCQTTEFVRIIQEEDGFPDQYFFDVRPSLKKIRIEGTYLDEQEVFDLRRSLETINDIVKFLNRDDEEEKGFPYPHLRTLAGDIIVFPQLIGKIDQILNKYGKIKDNASAELARIRRELSNTMGSISRSLNAILRTAQSEGYVDKDVAPTMRDGRLVIPVAPAMKRKIKGIVHDESASGKTVFIEPAVVVEANNRIRELEGEERREIIRILVEFSKLLRPSVPEILQSYEFLAEIDFIRAKAHFSIQINAIQPALEDKQLIDWTDAVHPLLQLSLAKHGKKVVPLELELNKKQRILIISGPNAGGKSVCLKTVGLLQYMLQSGMLIPLHERSHAGIFSNLFIDIGDEQSIEDDLSTYSSHLLNMKNMMKGCNERSLILIDEFGGGTEPQIGGAIAESVLKRFNEKETFGVITTHYQNLKHFAEDHEGVVNGAMLYDRHIMQALFQLQIGNPGSSFAVEIARKIGLPEEVIADASQIVGSEYINADKYLQDIVRDKRYWENKRQNIRQREKQMEETIARYQKEIEELNSSRKEIIKKAKEDAELLLLESNAKIENTIRTIKEAQAEKEQTKLARKELSDFKESLEKAGSKEHEEKIARKMEKLLEKQGRKKDKKSSPEKIAHKEIKVEPLTPGCFVKIKGQTSVGELLEINGKNAVVAFGMIKTSIKLEKLERTNAQQPKKEQKSTFVSSQTQDEMYEKKLHFKQDLDVRGMRGDEALQAVTYFVDDAILVGMSRVRILHGTGTGILRQLIRQYLQTVPGVAHFQDEHVQFGGAGITVVDLS
- the corA gene encoding magnesium/cobalt transporter CorA, whose protein sequence is MKNNLLSEKLTYMGVSNTPTHLHLCTYNETEMHEFSANKFSEIRGEIKDNAINWLQIHGLQDIETIREIGNYFGINFLIIQDILNPHHPTKIEEYESHMVLVLKLFHLEKNNQLLKQQLCIIQGKNFILSFFEDENSFFNDVVTAIKGNILKIRNRESDYLLSVLLNDVMANYRNVISTVEDSLEEMESRMLTITTASDIGIKIQESRRQYLRIKRAVLPLKDQFSKLILSDSKLLHKTNRIFFSDVNDHLQFVLQTIEICRETLSSLVDLYISNNDLRMNDIMKRLTVVSTIFIPLTFLVGVWGMNFKIMPELDWKYGYLIAWIVMFVVGVIAYLFLKKKKWY